One Bufo gargarizans isolate SCDJY-AF-19 chromosome 3, ASM1485885v1, whole genome shotgun sequence DNA segment encodes these proteins:
- the LOC122931857 gene encoding protein ripply3-like, giving the protein MEAAHYTLKATMAHLCHCSGGINSPDPTRPDQGGSNAILWRPWLFSSRERASNTQQKLGGMTDSDSDATGKKGALGFQHPVRLYMPKSKTEEYLQHMGKKVLASFPVQATIHFYNDDSESEEEEDNEMDYYNYYQNYNGFPGRDTRSMVEEDSAYSSGKTHSTN; this is encoded by the exons ATGGAGGCTGCACATTATACTCTGAAGGCCACCATGGCCCACCTGTGTCACTGCTCTGGAGGCATCAACAGCCCCGACCCAACGCGTCCTGACCAAGGAGGAAG TAACGCTATTCTATGGAGGCCTTGGCTGTTCTCATCTAGAGAGAGAGCATCAAACACACAGCAGAAACTG GGTGGTATGACAGACAGTGATAGTGATGCCACTGGAAAGAAGGGGGCGCTGGGATTTCAACACCCTGTACG GCTTTACATGCCAAAATCGAAGACAGAGGAGTACTTACAACACATGGGGAAAAAAGTTCTCGCCAGTTTCCCAGTACAGGCCACCATACACTTCTACAATGATGATTCCGAGTCTGAGGAGGAAGAAGACAATGAGATGGACTATTATAACTATTATCAGAATTACAATGGTTTTCCAGGAAGAGACACTCGAAGCATGGTGGAAGAGGACTCAGCATATTCCTCAGGAAAGACACATAGCACCAATTAG